aaggaggagagggagatgaGGACGAGCTGGTCAGAGTGGGcatgaccacaagaagatgaaCAGCGGGATGAGGTGCGGGCCAGAAGAAGGGGGAGTGGTGGTGGTGTTATGACTCGTGACAAATAAAGGGAGACCATAGAAAACGGAGGATATTGGGGTATTTTAGAACAAGGGAAATGGGAGAGAGAACAGAGAAGAAGAAGATTACTTGATCATTTGTCAAGCTTTTGGCATCTATTCAGAAATAAGCAGTTACAAATATAACCGTTGCAAAAACATTGTTTTTCATAGGGTATTGTTAAAATATAGTAATGGAATAGTCTGTTGGAGTGTGAAGATGGAGGGAGAATATTTCCGGACGGACACTCCATATGGAAATATGGAGATGCTCTAGCTGCAATAACAACTGTCTACTATGTGTTCTACTACATAGAAGCAACACCATAACCTATAAATTTAATAACAATAAAATCTTACATAAATGCAAGGTTTCAGTAAGAATGCGGAtctaaagaaaaaataaaaaagttaATGAAGACAAGTATAGAAAGGTTACCTGCTTGCGGCTTCTTTTTCCTTTTCCCATAGCAATTTCTTCTACTTCTTGCTCAACGCATCTGTCTTTCAATAATTCTTCCCAATAGTTTGCTTTATTGGATGCGGCTTCAGCTTCCGCTTTTTTGCGTGCCTCCTCTTTTGCTGCTAAAGCTTTAGCTTCATCTATGTACTCGAAGTTCGCAACCTGGCACATAGTAACACAAGAGTTAGTGCTTATTAGCAGCATATGCCCCAAAATCAGAACGCTAGTGGAGAAAATGTGAATGAAGCAACGGAAAGAGACATTGTGCACATTATTTACAGAATGCTTTGGAAAGCACTCCCCCCAGTAGACTTTAAAGGCAATGGCAAAACTACCATGCTGCTATAATGTTCAGGTATTGTGAATGCATGCCCACTTTTTACAAAAAAAACTTAGGAGGTGTTTGGCAACAGAAATGGTAATGTTAACGTAATCAGATCACAGCGCTTAAGGAGGTGTAATGAACTTTTTGCAAGTTCGTTCGGTTCACGTCCAGGTAAAGGAATTGATTACCATCGCTATGCCCTTGCTCCGCCCAGATTTCAAGTGCCGCCAGCCGTCCACGAAATCAAGCGCCGCCGGCTCTGGGATCTTGTGCGCCACCGGCCGCCACCAATCTCAAGAGCCGCCGGCCCTTCCCGAACGTAAGCGCCGCCGGCTGCTCCAATCTCCGCAGGAACTCAAAGGGGATCGGGGAGGCACCGGCGCCGGACTCAAAGGGGATCGGGGAGGCACCGGCGCAGACTCAAAGGGGATTGGAGAGGCACCGGCGCAGACTCAAAGGGGATTGGGGAATCATGCGGGGAGGAGGGGGTCGTAGGCTCGGTACCGCAACATTTTACTGGTGGGGTGTGAGCGGCATCGATCTATAACTGGGGCGGACCTGTTTACGGTGTGGTGTTTCCAAACGCAAGTAACGTTTTTTCCTTTAAGGTGTAAACAGGTGACGGGCAAAAATTTGTGAAACAAACACCTCCTTAATGCATGCccactttttaaaaaaaaacttaatGCATGCCCACTTTATCTCTTGATGGTTTTGACAACCACCAAATTTATTGACTAAACATAAAAACTAATggttaataaaatttatatgtcaCCATTTTCAAGACCGTTTCACCTTACATGGTAAGAAAAACAATAGTCCATCTACTTATCTCACACACCAAGACGCTCAGTGGTTAGATGAATAGTAATACAGTAAGGTGGAGAATTCAAGACAGACAGATGGCAGCTATAGTTCCTTAGGTTGGAAATGAACATATTAGTGCAGAACAGACAAGATATGGTGTGCCATTACCCAATAAGATGACCACATAAGCAAGTAACAAATAAAGAGAAGTATATATTGGCCCCTTGAATTCTTCAAAACATCCAGGTTAAGCCTAAACTAACAAACCATCTATTGTGCAGCACTGGACAACATCAGCAACGTAAACAGCATTTGAAGCTGTACTCACTGTGAAGCATCAGGGAGCCATGTCATATTTCAAGGTTGAAATCAGAAAATTTGACGAGTTCAAGGGTAATGTGTACTTTTTCCAGCAGACAATAAAAGTAGAGATTATAGCAAATAATTTGAAGAGATTAATCCAAAGGTGCAAGTTCATTTTGCAGCCCTCAATTTTCTCCATGTTCGGAGAAGACCTCTGACCCAAAACTGCTAGGTATTCACTCTTATTATCTGAACTGTTCGCTTTTCCCCTAGGCTGTTCTATTTGTCGTTTTCACCATGCTAACTGGCACAGCCCTGGCCTcggcatgcatgactatgtgatgGGGCATCTTAAGGAACAAGAAGAAGGATAAACGGGACGTTGAATATGGCTACCATGTCAGTGAAACATGTACATGTAGACGCCACATTAACCAAACCATGGTGGTCTTGGTTTTGAGGGTGTTTTGACTGGTTTTAGGATTTGAGTGGCCAAAGCGAATGGTGTTGAAGTTGAGGCCTTGAGGGTGTTTTTTGGGACTTGAAGAATTGAGTCGGGGAAAAAGAACATCCTAATTAAAATGAAGAGGCCCCCTATGCTTTATACTTATAATAATGAGATAACACCTCGGTACCTTGAAACCTTTCAGAAATtcgtcatcttcttcatcttccaaatattCTTCCTCGTCGACTTGGTCACGGTCCAATAACCTGTGAAGCCAGTAACAAAGAATTTGTCATCCAATGCAATGCACTCTTACCACATAAAGATATAGTGCAAAATTCCACTAAAACATTTTAAAATAAACGGAGACAATTTTCATATAGGGTTCGCCTGTTTGTATGTTCTCTAGAAAATGTCATGCAGGGTCTGCTTGGCCCCAATTCTGTTGTTTCGCCGTTTAGCACAGATGCTTATGAGATCGTGTGCTAGGGATTTCTGGCCCCGACCCACGTCTCTCACCTGGCAAAGCAAGATTTTTTTTTTTGGTGCTAACAAACACAATGCTTTGCCAATGGCTCACGTATACTAGCTCTGGATCCAAACGCATCCATGTTTTGCGTAGAGGACGGCTCGAACGAAATAAGTGAGATTACTATAAAAGGAGAAGAAAATAAAGAAATTCAGATGAAACAATGAGACTAAACAAGTGAACAATTTGCTGAATTTCTACTTGTGAAGAGGATGACTCAAAGCATGAATTGGCCCTTTACTACAGCAGTACAGTGCTTGAGTATGAAATTTAGCCAGATTTCCAAACATATTGAACACTATTACAGCATACTCCCTCCGTCGGAAATTACTTGttgcagaaatggatgtatttagacatattttaattctagatacatccatttttatccaattTTGCGGCAagtaatttgggacagagggagtatttgttttCAAAACAAAGAAAGTGCTTACCTATCTATTGCAGCATCGTCATAATGTATTTGGCGTGACTTTCCAGCTTCATCCTCGTCATCATCAAAAAGTTCTTTTGACCCATACCGGATAATATCATCTAACTCCTCCTGGTAAAGGGAACAGATTGATGATTTTTACTTGGCATTTAAAAACAGATATAACAAGTAAGGCCAGATTTCCGAACATATTGAACACTATCTACAGCATTGATTAACACTTCACAAAGAAACTTAGGTCCATCACGGCATCGCCTGATCACCCACCCCAGCTAACATATAATCTAAGCTACATGCAGAATGATTTTGAAACAAAAACAATTCGAATTTTTACATGCATCAAGTAGTAACTAATAAGAAATCACACATATCACCACAGTTTCAAATCAGGTAAATCACAAGTGTATGCACCTGGTGTGGCCAAAAAAAGCAATTAAGTACCATATCTGATACCAGTAGAAGCTAATTGATAGGTGTCGCAAAAACAGTTACTTGGTAAGCATAAAAAAAACACAGGAGATGACATCTAAATGGGCTTGATAATCATCAATCGTAGCAACAGGTGTCAAAGCTTGTAGGCCATGTGAAATGTAACATAAGGCAATGATCGCGATAGGAACCAGGTGCTACATGCACCATAGAGACtttgattctgcatttcagtccatGTCACACCAGTAAGAGAAGATAGCACGTAATTAGTCAATGTGTGATGTCATAGACATGAAGTTGTATCTAAGTAAAACCATAAATGCTCAAAAAAATGATATTTCTTAACGCCTATGGATCATTAGAATCGCAATCCATGCAGTTACCTGATTGACATTACTAGCCTTTGTGAGTCTCCCAACAACTAAGTGCTCCAGTATCATCTTTTTCTTTGTAAGCTGCATCATTCGCTCCTCAATTGTACCTCGACTAACAAGTCTATATATCATAACCTGCAGGGAAGACGAGATTTAGAAAAAGACTAAGAACCAGCGCGCGCACACACAAAAAGAAACAATTCAATAGGACATAAACAGCTTTGGTCAGATACCTTGCTAGTCTGCCCTAAACGATGGGCTCTTGCCATAGCTTGTAGATCAGCGTGTGGATTCCAGTCACTGTATGTAAATGTAAGATATAGGTTACAGAAGATTTCAGAATATGAACTTTGTTGTTTAAACAAGGAGATCGATTCACCTGTCATAGATAATTACAGTATCAGCCGTTGCCAAATTTATACCCAGGCCACCAGCTCTAGTAGAAAGAAGAAAGCAGAACCTAGTAGAAGTCTTAGCATTGAAGCGATCTATTCGTATCTGCCTTTCAGCGCCACCTATCTTGCCATCAATACGTTCGTAGCTCCATTTCTAAAACATGTGTGATGTTTAAAATAAGGTACATGAGATGAACTAGCGAGCATAATAATTAACAATTGATACAACGGGAAAATAGTTAAAATACCCTGTAGCTTAAATAATCCTCCAGTAAGTCCAACATATGTTGGAACTGTGAATAGATAAGGACTCTATGACCCTGCTCTTTCAGCTTCACCATCATCTTGTCTAATAGTTGCATCTTTCCAGAAGAATCTAAAAGCCTCCTGCAAAATTAAAGGAACAAAAGTTAATGCTATATAGAACATAAATTTCGATCAGTAGATTTACTGAGTGATGGAAGATATCTAGACAAAAGTTAAGTAGTCTAATTAACATAGGAACAAATTGAAAGGAACCTTAGACAtattgttagagtacgtaatgggcctaatgggcccgttagtcttagggttaattagagataagagtcgcttgcttaggggtcaagtaagccttgcttgggagtcaagtaaacctctctatataaagagaggagatgtattaatctaatcaagcaagaattaagaaggaaatcccttccctcttgcccagccgtgggcagaaaggcccccggccggtcctctcgcgccctccttctagcagcgccgtaacaatttggtatcagctagcttcggttcgatcatgtcttcaccgccgcccaACCCGTCTCTTCCGCTGCCGGTCACGACCGTCGCCCCGCTCCTGCCCACGCCGGGATCCTCCGTCGCGCCCGCCCCCGTCGTCCTCACCCCGGAGGTGTCCGGGGCGCTGCGGGACCTAACACAGGCGGTCCAAGAGATCCACctgttcttggccgggtcctaTGGGCCGCACCCGGTTGCGCCGCCCATCACCGCCACCGCACCGccgtggctgccgtggcagccgccgcaccaagcggcccccgccgcgctcgccgggctactgcagcagccgctgcagctgccatccatcacCCCGTCCTGGCTGTcatggcagccgccgcaccaggcggcctccGCCGCGCTCGTCGGGCTGCTgcagcagctgctgcaactgccatccaccgccccgtcctggctgccgtggcagccgccgcaccaggtggCCTCCGCCGCGCTCATCGGGCCGCTGCAGCAGCTGCCATCCACCGCTCCTGGCGacctccgccgcgcccggcgctccgccgcagcagccgctgcaaCTGCAGCAGCCATCACCGGTCAGCTCCGGCCCCGCATCGACCGCGCCGACGGGAGTCCCGATCCACCAGATCAAGTTCCCGCCGTCGCCATCACCGCTTCCCCAGGGCGTCCCCATCCAGCAGATCAAGCTTCCGCCATCGCCGTCACCGCTTCCAGCTTGGATCACTACCCGCCACGTGCCGGCgacggtgaggctgcaggctgctgcacgcggcctcctagcgcgtcggcgtgtgcgggagttgcgtggtctgcagctgccgctcctcccagttgcgcttcgctgcgcaaaggacctcgatctcgtccactgcgtcggggatcttgggcatgctgtTTTCCCCACGGGCAGCGACCTCCAAGTCTGCGACATTGGCGGTTGGGGGagcgcacccctcctcgtcattctccatcgcaagcccccCGCTTTTCcctgtgcggtgcagaccaacagccgtccggcaggaagaaggcatggtgtcaccgacaACAACGCACCacgtagcaccactgcattccgtCACCGGGCGCCACAAGGACGCCTCTGCTGgtcactcttgcgaccacttccaggtggtcctacacatgcactccttttgtccagatggtgtccatgggatccaggtggctgtacacgtgcatgtccgacgtgcggatggtgtTCACTTTTTGTTAagggtccaaaataaagcgtcccagtccatttcaggttgagaataataaaacaagcagagatgtaaaaggcttgtttttaggtgttaggtttgggttgcgtcgagtcatggttataagttggttaggctgcagcttgaggacaagctgcatgtccaggtggggtgtagtgttagagtacgtaatgggcctaatgggcccgttagtcttagggttaattaaagATAagagtcgcttgcttaggggtcaagtaagccttgcttgggagtcaagtaaacctctctatataaagagaggagatgtattaatctaatcaagcaagaattaagaaggaaatcccttccctcttgcccggccgtgggcagaaaggcccccggccggtcctctcgcgccctccttctagcagcgccgtaACACATATAAATAACATCATATGAGCATTATAGCAGATTATACAGAGGTTTTACTCTAGCTGGAACAAAAGATGACTGTAGACTACCTAAGCAATTGGTAAAATTTGCTTATATTTTTCGCTGGCATATACGTATATTTTTATTTATGACATACTACTGAAAGATAAAGTACAAGTCTATGATAGATTGGACAACTCCAGCGCGTATGTGTTCTCGTGTGAAATGAAAAGATCAGATTAATAGACATCATGTCTAACAGGTATCTGTAAGCACAAAATAAGTGAAATAAAAGGTCAAAGCTCAGACTGTTTGACACTTTTTTTAAGGAAAACCTCTTGGCGCACTTTATTGATGATTAAATAAGATTACATCATTCATTAGATACAAGAACAACAGCAATGCCCAAGAAGTGAACTCAGAGAAGTGCAAAACAATGGAAAGAACTTCGCCAGGACAGCAGTAAATCTGAAGGAGCAACAACAGAAAATCTGGAGCATAAAGAAAAAAATCAGACTTCAACAAACAAACAACCAAGTACCTTAAACCTTCTTCTGGGCTCGCAGGCTCAGTATCAGGTTCATCCGTCATGAATCCATGGCAACAAAGTTTGCGCAGCTCCATTACGACATTTATAAGGGAAACCTGTAATAAGACAACAATGAATTGTCAATCCAGAATAGACCGATACAAACCATAAAATGGAAATTAAAATTACAACTATTACATGTCCACCACCACGACGAGATAACACGGCGTAGTTCTTGGTGAGAATTGCCTTGTAGTATTCTTTCTGTTTGCTTGTCAGCTCAACTCGTAAAATCAGCTCCTTTTTTGGAGGAAGTTCCTTCATAACATCTTTCTTGAATCCTGTTTGTACCACATAGGCAACAAGGTTGAAATTACATCCGTTAGAAAAACTCAAACAGAATATGATTTATATCTTACTTCCAGCAGCTTTACTTTTGAGTTTACCAAACTAATTCTACTCAGGAATATACTGCACCTCATGTAACATTTGCAAAACATATGCCACGGTAACAGAAAGAGTGGAAGAACAACAATGCCACATCATTTCAGTATGTAATAGACAGAAATCTGATGATATACCTACTTCTACGTTTCTTTTATATGTATttgttactccctcctttccatatTAGTTGttgctgatttagtacaactttgtaataaatcagcgacaactaatatggaacggagggagtaccatttttGTCAGATCCCGCATATTACATGAATATGCAAAGATTATGGATTTTCATGGTATGCATATTACATCAGAATGTGTGCAAAGATCGGCTGAAATTTTGGCGCCACCATTCAGACCATTATAGACTAAACCAAAGAAACATTCTGACTCCAGATATCAATGGCAGTACAACGATCAAGGACAATGAAAAAGGATTAAATAACTAGTGCTAAGTCCAACTCATTTACAGATCATTTAATTGATATGAGTAAAAACCATACGCCCAGCAGAAAGAAACGATCAAATGTATTCATACTCCGAAGAAGGTGTGGCTTCAGCATTCCATGGAGCTTCTCGACTTGCTTGTCTTGGTTGATATCCTTAAACTCCTCTTGGAGATCAGATATACTCCCAAACTACAAATGTAAGTGCCATAACATTACAGGATAGAAGTATAGAACATAACATTAAATGCAATAGGAGATTAAAAGATTGGTCAGCATATGCTAAAAGCTAGGAAAGAGTCTATCATGGACCACAGTAAAATCAAGACATTTTAAAATAGGACAGACAGAATGCCTAATGGGCTAGTGTCAAAACAAAATAACAAATTTAGCATGAAAATCTTTAAGTGGAACAAACAACTTTGAAATATAAAATGGAAGTGACGGAGAATCTGCTAATCTTACAGTTTCACCCTCGAGGAAGTGCATCAGCATGAAAAGCTCATCCAGGTTATTctgcagaagaagaaaaaaaagacagGACAACAAATTCAGATGCACAGGATAAAGTCACAAGAAAACAATAGCATGCATCAAAAAAGTTTTCAAGTGAAAAAAATAGCATGTGCAAACAAACGGGATGAAAAATGAATGTAAATGATGCGCTATAAAATCATGTGTATATGTGAGAACAGTGTCAGGGTTCCTTAGATATTATTCAACACGCAATGTTCTGGTGCCTAACTCATGTTCACAAAACGGATATGTTCAGACAAGTGCATTTATCTTGTTCACATACCGATGTGGTGATATATACAATTAATATCCTATTAGGACACTAAGCCCCTTAGGTATCTTGCTATGGAAGATATATTGACAATGATAAGCACTGGTGAAAGTGTGCATACTCTCAAATAAACAAGGATATAGACCACAGACAATACACGATCTGAGCTTAAACACCGAGAAACCTCTAGATAAATAGTAATTGCAATTCAACAAGACTGCTAGTAgccttgagcatgaacaagaaataGTTTTAAGTGCGGGAATACAGTACGATGGTTTGAATGTAGAGTAGTAACCTGAACCGGGGTCCCCGTTAAGAGAACACGATGTTGAGTATGATAATCTTTAAGTAGACCAAACAACTTTGAATCTTTGTTCTTCAAGCGGTGCCCCTCATCCACAATCTAAGATGCAACATTAGTAATCGGGGACAAGTCAGTAAAAACATCAGAGTACAATCTAAGATGCAACATTAATAATCAGGGACAAGTCGGTAAAAACATCAGAGTGTAAATAGCCTCCACAAAATGAAGAAACAGAATTACCATGCACTCCCATTCTATAGTTTTCAGGACTGCAGAATCCATGTTAATCATCTCATAAGATGTCAAAAGGACATCAAATTTTATTCTTGACTGCTTCTTTTCATCATTAGATGAAGATGATTTATTTTTCTTCAGCTTCTTAGGATTATCTTTGGAATAGTAAAATTCATACTTCTTGATAATGTCACGAGAAGATCCAGATCCAAAATACATAatctgacaacaatgaggagaaaaGTCAGAAAAAAATATATCTGTCTGGAGTATACAAATAATGTATTTCGAATTAGTTCAACCCACGTACAACATTCATTTGAGGTGCCCAAGTTGCAAATTCACGCTCCCAATTTCGCAAGGTTGAGAGAGGGGCAACAACTAGATGGGGACCAAACTTGTCTTCAGACACAGAGGCCAGAAAAGCAATACTTTGTATTGTTTTCCCTGTATTTTTTTTGTCATCAATTTCTGAACATATAGATACAAAAGTTGGTAATACTAGCATCCTTGTTATAAAAGTATCTTACCAAGACCCATCTCATCACCAAGGATGACACGTTTATTAATAGACCATGAATAACGCAGAAAGTTTAACCCTTCAAGCTGATAAGGGTGTAGTTTGCCTTCAATAACCAGAAAATGATTCAAAGAACGAGCATGAAGACATGTCCCATTACATCAATATAGTCAACTAAATAGAAAAATGAGAATAATTCATGTTTAATAGCAGCATACCACCAGTAAGAAACTCGGGGGTCTGTTCAGCATGACGCATCGCACGATCGGCATTCTTACTCTTGTCAGTAGATTTCTTGCGCCTGGACAGAATCTCATTGTAGCGCTCAATCTGAGGTTGAAACACTGAGATGTCAGACTCACTTTCCCATGTGCATTCATCGTATGAAAGTTCCTTCCATTTCACATAGTACTCCCTTTCACCACTAGAGTTTTTTCTGTTCACAAAATACGAAACGATGTTACAAATATCAAGATATCAGTTGAGCTTTGCAAAATGGAAATGCATGGATACATGGGAGGAAGACAAAACGTGACACGTTCGGATTACTGAGACCATCGTAAAGATATCACTATGATTGAAGAATGCTATTGTCATTTGAGTATTTGACTCAGGGCAATAACATGATACATTATGGAATAAATGTGATACAGTCCAATGACAGCTTCATATTCTGGTAACTGCCTGATCTCAGGATAAACGCCATAAACAATAACTATGATGAGTTGATGACTGAACCTCATTAATGTAAATTTATTAGTTTGTCAGATTAACCCACATACCTGCTAGCAAGGACCCTGTCAACAGTTGTCCATTCAGGCCTAATTGGAACATAGTCATCGTCAGATTTATCCGTCGACTCAAACTGTCTATTGAAGTTATTCAATCTAGTTTTCAACCGAGGGTGTATCTTCGCAGCCTCAAAATATTCATCTTCTGACACCCTGATATATAAAGAAAGTCAACAGTTAAGAGAGGATAGACTGTAGGGAATAATTCTGCATTGAGCAAGGCAGGCAGGTAATTACCAAGTGCAGTGAATGTGTGATAATCCTTTCCATTTTATCAGATATTGCTTGACAGGTTTCTTATTTGATCCAGACTCCGAAGAACTAGTCTCTTCAGAAGCAACCTTCGTTTCGCAATCTAATATCTTCTCCATCTCTGTCAGTGGGCTTACCTGAAAATCACAGACAGCATGCTTTGGTATACCAGCAATATCAATCGTAAGGTGAAAGAAAAATGGGTCAAGAGAGCAAACGCATACACATTCAGGGCAGC
This portion of the Triticum dicoccoides isolate Atlit2015 ecotype Zavitan chromosome 7A, WEW_v2.0, whole genome shotgun sequence genome encodes:
- the LOC119329264 gene encoding CHD3-type chromatin-remodeling factor PICKLE-like isoform X2, producing the protein MSSLVERLRVRSDKRPRYTLDESDDDFPPRGGNGKGKDRDGDPPVKQIEREDAKEDACRKCGLSDNLVSCTTCTYAFHRKCLVPCLNITSDKWSCPECVSPLTEMEKILDCETKVASEETSSSESGSNKKPVKQYLIKWKGLSHIHCTWVSEDEYFEAAKIHPRLKTRLNNFNRQFESTDKSDDDYVPIRPEWTTVDRVLASRKNSSGEREYYVKWKELSYDECTWESESDISVFQPQIERYNEILSRRKKSTDKSKNADRAMRHAEQTPEFLTGGKLHPYQLEGLNFLRYSWSINKRVILGDEMGLGKTIQSIAFLASVSEDKFGPHLVVAPLSTLRNWEREFATWAPQMNVIMYFGSGSSRDIIKKYEFYYSKDNPKKLKKNKSSSSNDEKKQSRIKFDVLLTSYEMINMDSAVLKTIEWECMIVDEGHRLKNKDSKLFGLLKDYHTQHRVLLTGTPVQNNLDELFMLMHFLEGETFGSISDLQEEFKDINQDKQVEKLHGMLKPHLLRRFKKDVMKELPPKKELILRVELTSKQKEYYKAILTKNYAVLSRRGGGHVSLINVVMELRKLCCHGFMTDEPDTEPASPEEGLRRLLDSSGKMQLLDKMMVKLKEQGHRVLIYSQFQHMLDLLEDYLSYRKWSYERIDGKIGGAERQIRIDRFNAKTSTRFCFLLSTRAGGLGINLATADTVIIYDSDWNPHADLQAMARAHRLGQTSKVMIYRLVSRGTIEERMMQLTKKKMILEHLVVGRLTKASNVNQEELDDIIRYGSKELFDDDEDEAGKSRQIHYDDAAIDRLLDRDQVDEEEYLEDEEDDEFLKGFKVANFEYIDEAKALAAKEEARKKAEAEAASNKANYWEELLKDRCVEQEVEEIAMGKGKRSRKQMAAADEDDITGLHELSSEDEDYSYDDDVSDNDTSLPANVSGRKAQYSKKNSRNVDSLPLMEGEGRALKVYGFNHVQRTQFLQTLMRYGFQNYDWKEYLPRLKGKSVEEIQRYGELVMAHLVEDTNDSPTYADGVPKEMRADETLVRLAKISLVEEKVAAMEQGKITKLFPNYLMYEFTGLSGGRIWKGEHDLLLLKALIKHGYARWQYISDDRDNGLFETARRELNLPSANELISSQSNNEANGNLESTQEVQVNPTSLSQYRDIQRKIVEFIRKRYHILEKCLDIEYAVIKTNTPVPDDLTEQNVPMGHSPAVPDISEVLRELPPLVPISAKEVASDGSTDQAHLSHLYNKMCGVLEDSGPRALNSFCGDKAASASLANSLHQFEKVCEDVDRVLRVQENGAATPKEQVVDASVEEAKAPQVPSQDAGVVAANGVGPSTVVSCIPLRTQSKEHNSTRALQIAGLWQGKNKSYPFREPLAIQRRAPSLLSYTLSVPYSASRFFEKSNLTNFD
- the LOC119329264 gene encoding CHD3-type chromatin-remodeling factor PICKLE-like isoform X1, which gives rise to MSSLVERLRVRSDKRPRYTLDESDDDFPPRGGNGKGKDRDGDPPVKQIEREDAKEDACRKCGLSDNLVSCTTCTYAFHRKCLVPCLNITSDKWSCPECVSPLTEMEKILDCETKVASEETSSSESGSNKKPVKQYLIKWKGLSHIHCTWVSEDEYFEAAKIHPRLKTRLNNFNRQFESTDKSDDDYVPIRPEWTTVDRVLASRKNSSGEREYYVKWKELSYDECTWESESDISVFQPQIERYNEILSRRKKSTDKSKNADRAMRHAEQTPEFLTGGKLHPYQLEGLNFLRYSWSINKRVILGDEMGLGKTIQSIAFLASVSEDKFGPHLVVAPLSTLRNWEREFATWAPQMNVIMYFGSGSSRDIIKKYEFYYSKDNPKKLKKNKSSSSNDEKKQSRIKFDVLLTSYEMINMDSAVLKTIEWECMIVDEGHRLKNKDSKLFGLLKDYHTQHRVLLTGTPVQNNLDELFMLMHFLEGETFGSISDLQEEFKDINQDKQVEKLHGMLKPHLLRRFKKDVMKELPPKKELILRVELTSKQKEYYKAILTKNYAVLSRRGGGHVSLINVVMELRKLCCHGFMTDEPDTEPASPEEGLRRLLDSSGKMQLLDKMMVKLKEQGHRVLIYSQFQHMLDLLEDYLSYRKWSYERIDGKIGGAERQIRIDRFNAKTSTRFCFLLSTRAGGLGINLATADTVIIYDSDWNPHADLQAMARAHRLGQTSKVMIYRLVSRGTIEERMMQLTKKKMILEHLVVGRLTKASNVNQEELDDIIRYGSKELFDDDEDEAGKSRQIHYDDAAIDRLLDRDQVDEEEYLEDEEDDEFLKGFKVANFEYIDEAKALAAKEEARKKAEAEAASNKANYWEELLKDRCVEQEVEEIAMGKGKRSRKQMAAADEDDITGLHELSSEDEDYSYDDDVSDNDTSLPANVSGRKAQYSKKNSRNVDSLPLMEGEGRALKVYGFNHVQRTQFLQTLMRYGFQNYDWKEYLPRLKGKSVEEIQRYGELVMAHLVEDTNDSPTYADGVPKEMRADETLVRLAKISLVEEKVAAMEQGKITKLFPNYLMYEFTGLSGGRIWKGEHDLLLLKALIKHGYARWQYISDDRDNGLFETARRELNLPSANELISSQSNNEANGNLESTQEVQVNPTSLSQYRDIQRKIVEFIRKRYHILEKCLDIEYAVIKTNTPVPDDLTEQNVPMGHSPAVPDISEVLRELPPLVPISAKEVASDGSTDQAHLSHLYNKMCGVLEDSGPRALNSFCGDKAASASLANSLHQFEKVCEDVDRVLRVQENGAATPKEQVVDASVEEAKAPQVPSQDAGVVAANGVGPSTVKPEDKMEIDG